AGGTATCAAATGAAGCTACTTGAAGAACTTTTGGTACTATATTTTCAAACGCTTGAATTGCCACCAATGCTCCAGGATTATGAAGAGGTGCTAATTTTACACTTTTCTTAATGATATCTTTTACCTTTTCGTCAATAATAACACTTTCTTTGATTTCCTCTCCACCGTGAACAACTCTTGACCCGATTGCCTTAATTTCATCATAACTTTTAATAATTTTTAAATCTAAAAGTTGATCTAAAATTATTTTAACAGCCATTTCATGATTTTTCATTTCAATTTCTGCGGTAATAGATTGACCTTGATATTTAATAACAACTTTTCCATCGACACCAATTCTTTCAGCTAATCCTTCGGCAATTGTTGTCTTACCTTCGATATTATCAAAGACCTTAAATTTTAATGAGCTACTGCCCGAATTTATAATTATAAACATGTTATTTAACTCCTTTATTTTTTAACTGCTTGATATAAAGTTATTATCGATGTGTTAAATACGTCAACCAAAGACGCTCCCCTTGATAAATCATTTACAGGAGAATTTAGTCCTAAAATGAAAGGTCCAGCAGCTTGATAACCCCCCATTCTTTGCGCGATCTTATAACCAATATTGCCAGAATTTAAGTCGGGAAAGACAAATATATCTGGCCTTCTTGTCAAAGAAGACTTGGGTGCTTTTTTTGCGCGAACTTCATTGTCAAAAGCAGCATCAAATTGGATCTCACCTGTATAAACAAATTTTTGAGCTGACTGATTTAATATTTCCACAGCTTTGCCAACTTTTTCCACTGACTCTCCTTTTCCTGAACCTAAAGTTGAATAACTAAGTAGCGCTAATTGTGGATTTTTAGTTTCCAAACTGATTGCAAAATCGGCATTCATTTTAGCAATTTCAGATAATTGTTCTGGGTCGGGATTTAAGTTCAATGAACAGTCAGCAAATAAGTAAGATTCATCATATTTTGTCATAATGATTGAAGAACAGGCCAGTTTGAACTCTGGTTTAGTTTTAATAATTTGTAGTGCTGGTTTTAAGGTATCAGCTGTTGAGTATTTTAAACCACAAACCATGCAGTCAACTTTTTGTTGCTTAATTAGCATTGTTGCAAAATAGTTATTTTGTTGAACTAATAAAAAAGCTTCATCATATGATAATTTATTTTTTCTTAATTCCACTAATTCTTGAGCCATTTTCTTTGTGTCATAGGCATCAATACAAATCACCTCAACTTTGGGGTCTAAATTTTTAGGAACTTCTGATTGCTTATTGAAAATCACCACCGGGATTGCAATATTTTCTTGTATTAATTTATTAGCTGTTTGGATTATTTTATCCTCACCACCCTCAGGAAATACTATTCTTAATTTATTATTATTTTTTATTAATCTGTCTTTTACTTCATTTATTTTTAACATATTTACCACCTTTTATTCTTTTTTTTGATAAGAATTTATTTCTTTAATAATGGATGACGAAAGTTGTCTGGTTGGTAGATCTGATATAAAAAACACAGTCTCAATATTGGCGTTCACAGACTTATTACCATCAGCTAACATTATTTCATATTTTAAATCATCAGAGTTGCGCAAACCCCTTACTAAGAAATTAACATTATGTTCCTTGGCGAAGTCAGCTGTCAGTTGGTGTTCATTTTTAAGAACTTTAACATTATTAACTTTAGCTAAAAATTTTTCAATATGAGTTACTCTTTCGTCTAGATTCGTTTGATTGGGTTTATTAATATTTTTTGTGACAACAACCCAAATCTCGTCAAAAACCTTCAACGCCTTATAAATAATTTCAAGATGTCCTTGATGTATTGGATCAAAGCTACCAGAGTAAATTCCTATCATACTTGTAAATCCTTCTTATCTTCCTACTATTATTAAAGCACTTTTTAATAATAACTTTAGTTTTTATTAAAAATAATTGCAAATATTAATTTGGTATAATAATCTTGAGGACACGAATATGGCAAGTACTTTATTAATTGATGTTGGTAATACAACCGTTGACTTTAGGGTTTCAAATAATATCAATCAAGAAATTGTGAAATTAGAGCGAATTTGAACCAAGGATGAAAGCAAGCAAAATGAGACATTTTTGAAAGAAATCTTCAAAAATGGTTTTGAGAAAATTATATTTTCATCTGTTGTACCAAATTGAAGCCAACTAATTTATAAAGTAACTAAAGAATTGGAAATTCCCACATTAGAGGTTAAGAATAGCTTTAGTCACGATTGTGATGATTTTAAAAATATTAGTTTAGAAAAATTAGGGTCGGACTTTATCGCCAATTACTATGGCGTTGTTAAGAACTTAAAGCTAAGTGATTGTGTTGTTGTCAGTATGGGAACAGCTACCACAATTTTTAAAATTGAAAAACATAAATTTCAAGGTACCATTATTGCAGCGGGATTAAAAATAGCCTTAGAAAGTCTGGTTAAAAACGCCGCTCTTTTAAGTGGTCAAGAATTTAATTTTAGTAATGCACTTTATGGTCAAGATACTAAAACTGCCATTGAAATTGGGTCTATTAACGGTCATTTTGAAATGATTAAAGGACTAATTAATAATTTTAAATTAGGACCCGATGTTCCAATTATAATAACTGGGGGCAATGCACACGTGCTTTATGACCAATTTAGAGGACAAAATTATCAAATCATTGAGGAATTGATTTTTCTGGGATTACAGTGACTTAGCTCTCAAAAAAATGATAAATAAAAAAATGGCTTTAAGCCATTTTTTTATTATCTTAAGTTAACCTATTCGTCATCACTTGCAGATGCTTTTTGGGGATTAACTAACTGGGGATTTTGCCCTTCTTGTTTGTTAACTCATCGTTCATAAGATTTAAAGACTTTTTCTTCGGGATATTTTTCATTAACCATATCATAAATCAACTGATGGTTTTGTGATTCTAAACCTTTTCAATCAACTTTGTTTGCTTTTAACACAAAGTTAGTTAAGTTAAGTTCTTTTAAAATTGTAATTAGTTTTTTATCACTAGCTGTTGAGAACATCATTTCACGATGACGTTGGCGAGCTGAAAAGATTCCTAGAATTGTAAATAACAATCCAAAAATTAGTAAGTAACCAAAGTTGGCTAAAATGATCAAGTTGTCTGTGAGATTTTGACCACTAACAGCTATTCCATAAATAATAGCTCCTTGACCGTGAATTGAATATGTATATGGAGCGATATAACTTAGGACTTCAAAAAATCCAGATTGCATAAAAGTGGGGAAAGTTCCTCAACCCGAAGATAAGTTGATTACTAAGAATACAACACATAAAAACTTACCAACGGTTTGATCTCTAAAACTAAATCAAAGGGCATTAATAATTATTGTGAAAATTATTGTTGTAAATACCATTCATAAATAAAGTAGTCCAAAAGAGGCTCCAATTACATGGAATCCTAAACCAAATACTGACAACATTAGAATAGTAATTTGAATAAATGCAGTTGCTATCATTAATGTCAGCTTCCCAAAATAAAAGGAAATATTTGAGGCACTAGAAACTCTTTTTTTGCGATCATATATAAAGGTTTGCATTAGAACTCCAACTCATGCACCAATGCATAAGAAGAACTGTCCTAAACCTAAGCCATAAAGATTGTGTTCAATCCCATCAATATGGCTGGTTAAACCTTTTGAAAAGTCTGGTAGTAAATTATTGGCTGAATTGATTAAGTCAATTCCCATTTGGGTAATTTTTTCAATTATCTTAATAGCTTGACTATTTGTTTCTGGAGCTAATTGTAACATTTGTTGTAAAGTAGCTAGAAGTAAACTTGGTCCCGCATCAACTAAAGCCCCAGTTTTAAAATTGTCAAAAAGATAAATAAATTGTCCAAAAATAAAATTATTTCGATAAGTCGATCAAATATTAATTGGTGAATCACCAAAAGCTGCTAAAAGACTTTTGAAATCACTTGATTCTTTGATATTTGCCTTCTGGTTGATGTGATCAAAAATATTTATTATGTTAACAGAAAAATCATGAGGTATTTGCATTTGCACTCAA
This Spiroplasma endosymbiont of Panorpa germanica DNA region includes the following protein-coding sequences:
- the coaD gene encoding pantetheine-phosphate adenylyltransferase translates to MIGIYSGSFDPIHQGHLEIIYKALKVFDEIWVVVTKNINKPNQTNLDERVTHIEKFLAKVNNVKVLKNEHQLTADFAKEHNVNFLVRGLRNSDDLKYEIMLADGNKSVNANIETVFFISDLPTRQLSSSIIKEINSYQKKE
- a CDS encoding type III pantothenate kinase; the protein is MASTLLIDVGNTTVDFRVSNNINQEIVKLERIWTKDESKQNETFLKEIFKNGFEKIIFSSVVPNWSQLIYKVTKELEIPTLEVKNSFSHDCDDFKNISLEKLGSDFIANYYGVVKNLKLSDCVVVSMGTATTIFKIEKHKFQGTIIAAGLKIALESLVKNAALLSGQEFNFSNALYGQDTKTAIEIGSINGHFEMIKGLINNFKLGPDVPIIITGGNAHVLYDQFRGQNYQIIEELIFLGLQWLSSQKNDK
- the pta gene encoding phosphate acetyltransferase — protein: MLKINEVKDRLIKNNNKLRIVFPEGGEDKIIQTANKLIQENIAIPVVIFNKQSEVPKNLDPKVEVICIDAYDTKKMAQELVELRKNKLSYDEAFLLVQQNNYFATMLIKQQKVDCMVCGLKYSTADTLKPALQIIKTKPEFKLACSSIIMTKYDESYLFADCSLNLNPDPEQLSEIAKMNADFAISLETKNPQLALLSYSTLGSGKGESVEKVGKAVEILNQSAQKFVYTGEIQFDAAFDNEVRAKKAPKSSLTRRPDIFVFPDLNSGNIGYKIAQRMGGYQAAGPFILGLNSPVNDLSRGASLVDVFNTSIITLYQAVKK
- a CDS encoding ABC transporter permease; amino-acid sequence: MKNYWKVVQSEFQERVFSSKKRVIKFVAICFVPFLYAFFCIWAFWDPIPNIGLAPMGIISNDSKVNLVSGKTEGALPVEGIGVAKSYIDKDGKEVEVGNQKFDFTKAAAVITQNNTRIEVDGNFNHYYVSVFDLIMQTWQSNTIPGISYDTKKEKFEFKISDSMTLSNVEYKNGDQASKIAAQNEDGSWKTFETKKYWVQMQIPHDFSVNIINIFDHINQKANIKESSDFKSLLAAFGDSPINIWSTYRNNFIFGQFIYLFDNFKTGALVDAGPSLLLATLQQMLQLAPETNSQAIKIIEKITQMGIDLINSANNLLPDFSKGLTSHIDGIEHNLYGLGLGQFFLCIGAWVGVLMQTFIYDRKKRVSSASNISFYFGKLTLMIATAFIQITILMLSVFGLGFHVIGASFGLLYLWMVFTTIIFTIIINALWFSFRDQTVGKFLCVVFLVINLSSGWGTFPTFMQSGFFEVLSYIAPYTYSIHGQGAIIYGIAVSGQNLTDNLIILANFGYLLIFGLLFTILGIFSARQRHREMMFSTASDKKLITILKELNLTNFVLKANKVDWKGLESQNHQLIYDMVNEKYPEEKVFKSYERWVNKQEGQNPQLVNPQKASASDDE